In Musa acuminata AAA Group cultivar baxijiao chromosome BXJ3-9, Cavendish_Baxijiao_AAA, whole genome shotgun sequence, a single genomic region encodes these proteins:
- the LOC103998010 gene encoding MADS-box transcription factor 23 isoform X3, whose translation MGRGKIAIRRIDDTTSRQVTFSKRRNGLLKKAKELAILCDAEVGLVVFSSTGRLYEFASTSMESVIERYSKAKEERQLVMSAASEVKFWQREAASLRQQLYNLQQNVRQLTGEEISGLSVKDLQNLENQLRMSVRNVRMKKDQLLEEEIQELDRKGRFIHQENLELYKKINMIRQENMELYKENQCQVYAAKDKNGTDRGSIAPYDFSITDEAAYKPIHLRLSQPQPNADGIKTEPPPNLRLQLHYRDG comes from the exons ATGGGGAGAGGAAAGATCGCGATTCGCAGGATCGACGACACGACCAGCCGGCAGGTGACCTTCTCGAAGCGGAGGAACGGGCTGCTGAAGAAGGCCAAGGAGCTCGCCATACTTTGTGACGCCGAGGTCGGCCTGGTGGTCTTCTCCAGCACCGGTCGCCTCTATGAGTTCGCCAGCACCAG CATGGAGTCTGTCATAGAACGATATAGCAAAGCAAAAGAGGAGCGACAGCTAGTCATGTCTGCCGCTTCTGAGGTTAAG TTTTGGCAAAGGGAAGCAGCAAGCTTGAGGCAGCAATTGTATAACTTACAACAAAATGTGAG GCAATTGACGGGGGAAGAAATTTCTGGTCTTAGCGTTAAAGATCTACAAAATCTAGAGAACCAACTCAGAATGAGCGTACGTAATGTCAGAATGAAGAAG GACCAACTCTTGGAAGAAGAAATACAAGAACTGGATCGAAAG GGAAGGTTTATTCACCAAGAAAATCTGGAACTATACAAGAAGATAAACATGATTCGTCAAGAAAACATGGAATTATACAAAGAG AATCAATGTCAGGTCTATGCAGCAAAGGACAAAAATGGTACTGACAGAGGCTCAATTGCACCATATGATTTCAGTATCACAGATGAAGCAGCATACAAGCCCATTCATCTTCGATTAAGCCAGCCACAGCCGAACGCAGACGGAATCAAAACAGAGCCGCCTCCAAATCTAAG ACTTCAGCTACACTACAGAGATGGTTAG
- the LOC103998010 gene encoding MADS-box transcription factor 23 isoform X1, whose amino-acid sequence MMEEEGLPLKEIASSPDLIEVQFRWVEGDINWWIMGRGKIAIRRIDDTTSRQVTFSKRRNGLLKKAKELAILCDAEVGLVVFSSTGRLYEFASTSMESVIERYSKAKEERQLVMSAASEVKFWQREAASLRQQLYNLQQNVRQLTGEEISGLSVKDLQNLENQLRMSVRNVRMKKDQLLEEEIQELDRKGRFIHQENLELYKKINMIRQENMELYKENQCQVYAAKDKNGTDRGSIAPYDFSITDEAAYKPIHLRLSQPQPNADGIKTEPPPNLRLQLHYRDG is encoded by the exons ATGATGGAGGAAGAAGGGCTGCCGCTGAAAGAGATTGCATCCTCACCAG ATCTGATCGAGGTACAGTTCCGGTGGGTAGAGGGAGACATAAACTGGTGGATAATGGGGAGAGGAAAGATCGCGATTCGCAGGATCGACGACACGACCAGCCGGCAGGTGACCTTCTCGAAGCGGAGGAACGGGCTGCTGAAGAAGGCCAAGGAGCTCGCCATACTTTGTGACGCCGAGGTCGGCCTGGTGGTCTTCTCCAGCACCGGTCGCCTCTATGAGTTCGCCAGCACCAG CATGGAGTCTGTCATAGAACGATATAGCAAAGCAAAAGAGGAGCGACAGCTAGTCATGTCTGCCGCTTCTGAGGTTAAG TTTTGGCAAAGGGAAGCAGCAAGCTTGAGGCAGCAATTGTATAACTTACAACAAAATGTGAG GCAATTGACGGGGGAAGAAATTTCTGGTCTTAGCGTTAAAGATCTACAAAATCTAGAGAACCAACTCAGAATGAGCGTACGTAATGTCAGAATGAAGAAG GACCAACTCTTGGAAGAAGAAATACAAGAACTGGATCGAAAG GGAAGGTTTATTCACCAAGAAAATCTGGAACTATACAAGAAGATAAACATGATTCGTCAAGAAAACATGGAATTATACAAAGAG AATCAATGTCAGGTCTATGCAGCAAAGGACAAAAATGGTACTGACAGAGGCTCAATTGCACCATATGATTTCAGTATCACAGATGAAGCAGCATACAAGCCCATTCATCTTCGATTAAGCCAGCCACAGCCGAACGCAGACGGAATCAAAACAGAGCCGCCTCCAAATCTAAG ACTTCAGCTACACTACAGAGATGGTTAG
- the LOC103998010 gene encoding MADS-box transcription factor 23 isoform X4 — protein MGRGKIAIRRIDDTTSRQVTFSKRRNGLLKKAKELAILCDAEVGLVVFSSTGRLYEFASTSMESVIERYSKAKEERQLVMSAASEVKFWQREAASLRQQLYNLQQNVRQLTGEEISGLSVKDLQNLENQLRMSVRNVRMKKDQLLEEEIQELDRKGRFIHQENLELYKKINMIRQENMELYKEVYAAKDKNGTDRGSIAPYDFSITDEAAYKPIHLRLSQPQPNADGIKTEPPPNLRLQLHYRDG, from the exons ATGGGGAGAGGAAAGATCGCGATTCGCAGGATCGACGACACGACCAGCCGGCAGGTGACCTTCTCGAAGCGGAGGAACGGGCTGCTGAAGAAGGCCAAGGAGCTCGCCATACTTTGTGACGCCGAGGTCGGCCTGGTGGTCTTCTCCAGCACCGGTCGCCTCTATGAGTTCGCCAGCACCAG CATGGAGTCTGTCATAGAACGATATAGCAAAGCAAAAGAGGAGCGACAGCTAGTCATGTCTGCCGCTTCTGAGGTTAAG TTTTGGCAAAGGGAAGCAGCAAGCTTGAGGCAGCAATTGTATAACTTACAACAAAATGTGAG GCAATTGACGGGGGAAGAAATTTCTGGTCTTAGCGTTAAAGATCTACAAAATCTAGAGAACCAACTCAGAATGAGCGTACGTAATGTCAGAATGAAGAAG GACCAACTCTTGGAAGAAGAAATACAAGAACTGGATCGAAAG GGAAGGTTTATTCACCAAGAAAATCTGGAACTATACAAGAAGATAAACATGATTCGTCAAGAAAACATGGAATTATACAAAGAG GTCTATGCAGCAAAGGACAAAAATGGTACTGACAGAGGCTCAATTGCACCATATGATTTCAGTATCACAGATGAAGCAGCATACAAGCCCATTCATCTTCGATTAAGCCAGCCACAGCCGAACGCAGACGGAATCAAAACAGAGCCGCCTCCAAATCTAAG ACTTCAGCTACACTACAGAGATGGTTAG
- the LOC103998011 gene encoding transcription factor HBP-1b(c38)-like: MYSSHLYRGEQVPSGFNIGDAVLDLTRSPILSPKSSSNLTAVNSSPLHLHFGAINHASMASLDVAAPTAAAATHVDAGRMAFSRGQIENWGDSAMVVSSPRTDTSTDVEIEDRTKMFGCVQQGAIICADSSAMSKGKAGEQKTLRRLAQNREAARKSRLRKKAYVQQLENSRVKLIQLEQVLQRARQQGILIASGFMGDHSYSIGGNGALAFDLEYARWLEDHQRRINDLRSALNSQVNDDELRLTVETFMGHYDEVFRLKSIGIKSDVFHILSGMWTTPAERCFMWLGGFRSSELLKILVSHLEPLTDQQLMGLCNLQHSSQQAEDALSQGMEALQQSLSETLASASLVPAGGADNVSNYMGQMTIAMGKLSTLENFLRQADLLRQQTLQQMHRILTTRQAARALLTISDYFSRLRALSSLWLARPRD, translated from the exons ATGTACTCTTCTCATCTCTACCG AGGAGAACAGGTCCCGTCTGGATTCAACATCGGCGATGCTGTTCTCGACCTCACCAGAA GTCCCATTCTTAGTCCCAAGAGCTCAAGCAATCTCACTGCTGTCAATTCCTCACCCCTACACCTGCACTTTGGGGCCATAAACCATGCG AGTATGGCATCGCTGGACGTGGCTGCTCCGACGGCGGCGGCAGCGACACATGTGGATGCTGGCAGGATGGCGTTCTCGAGAGGACAAATTGAGAACTGGGGCGACTCTGCGATGGTAGTGAGCAGCCCAAGAACTGATACATCAACCGACGTCGAGATCGAGGATAGGACTAAGATG TTTGGTTGTGTTCAGCAAGGTGCTATTATCTGTGCGGATTCTTCTGCAATGTCAAAGGGGAAAGCAGGGGAGCAAAAG ACACTGCGTAGACTTGCTCAAAATCGTGAGGCTGCACGAAAAAGTCGCTTGCggaaaaag GCATATGTTCAACAGCTTGAAAATAGCCGCGTAAAGTTGATACAACTGGAGCAAGTTCTGCAGCGAGCACGCCAACAA GGCATTTTAATAGCAAGTGGATTCATGGGTGACCATAGTTATTCAATTGGAGGAAATG GAGCCTTGGCATTTGATTTGGAGTATGCAAGGTGGCTTGAGGATCACCAACGAAGGATTAATGATCTTAGATCAGCTCTAAACTCTCAAGTCAACGACGATGAGCTGCGACTTACTGTCGAAACCTTCATGGGACATTATGATGAAGTTTTCAGACTTAAAAGCATAGGTATAAAGTCTGATGTATTTCACATACTTTCAGGCATGTGGACAACCCCTGCAGAAAGGTGTTTCATGTGGTTGGGTGGATTTCGATCATCTGAGCTTCTGAAG ATACTCGTGAGCCATCTTGAGCCATTGACGGATCAACAGCTGATGGGTTTGTGTAATCTTCAACATTCATCTCAGCAGGCAGAGGATGCCTTGTCGCAAGGGATGGAAGCTTTGCAACAATCTCTTTCTGAAACCCTTGCGTCTGCTTCTCTTGTTCCGGCTGGTGGTGCTGATAATGTTTCAAATTACATGGGCCAGATGACTATTGCTATGGGCAAGTTGAGCACACTCGAGAACTTCCTTCGCCAG GCTGATCTTTTGCGGCAACAGACTCTGCAGCAAATGCATCGAATCCTAACAACACGTCAAGCAGCTCGTGCATTACTGACCATCAGCGACTACTTCTCTCGCCTGCGGGCGCTAAGCTCATTATGGTTGGCTCGCCCGAGGGATTAA
- the LOC103998010 gene encoding MADS-box transcription factor 23 isoform X2: MMEEEGLPLKEIASSPDLIEVQFRWVEGDINWWIMGRGKIAIRRIDDTTSRQVTFSKRRNGLLKKAKELAILCDAEVGLVVFSSTGRLYEFASTSMESVIERYSKAKEERQLVMSAASEVKFWQREAASLRQQLYNLQQNVRQLTGEEISGLSVKDLQNLENQLRMSVRNVRMKKDQLLEEEIQELDRKGRFIHQENLELYKKINMIRQENMELYKEVYAAKDKNGTDRGSIAPYDFSITDEAAYKPIHLRLSQPQPNADGIKTEPPPNLRLQLHYRDG, encoded by the exons ATGATGGAGGAAGAAGGGCTGCCGCTGAAAGAGATTGCATCCTCACCAG ATCTGATCGAGGTACAGTTCCGGTGGGTAGAGGGAGACATAAACTGGTGGATAATGGGGAGAGGAAAGATCGCGATTCGCAGGATCGACGACACGACCAGCCGGCAGGTGACCTTCTCGAAGCGGAGGAACGGGCTGCTGAAGAAGGCCAAGGAGCTCGCCATACTTTGTGACGCCGAGGTCGGCCTGGTGGTCTTCTCCAGCACCGGTCGCCTCTATGAGTTCGCCAGCACCAG CATGGAGTCTGTCATAGAACGATATAGCAAAGCAAAAGAGGAGCGACAGCTAGTCATGTCTGCCGCTTCTGAGGTTAAG TTTTGGCAAAGGGAAGCAGCAAGCTTGAGGCAGCAATTGTATAACTTACAACAAAATGTGAG GCAATTGACGGGGGAAGAAATTTCTGGTCTTAGCGTTAAAGATCTACAAAATCTAGAGAACCAACTCAGAATGAGCGTACGTAATGTCAGAATGAAGAAG GACCAACTCTTGGAAGAAGAAATACAAGAACTGGATCGAAAG GGAAGGTTTATTCACCAAGAAAATCTGGAACTATACAAGAAGATAAACATGATTCGTCAAGAAAACATGGAATTATACAAAGAG GTCTATGCAGCAAAGGACAAAAATGGTACTGACAGAGGCTCAATTGCACCATATGATTTCAGTATCACAGATGAAGCAGCATACAAGCCCATTCATCTTCGATTAAGCCAGCCACAGCCGAACGCAGACGGAATCAAAACAGAGCCGCCTCCAAATCTAAG ACTTCAGCTACACTACAGAGATGGTTAG